The following nucleotide sequence is from Chthoniobacterales bacterium.
CCGACGAGCCGTTTTGGGAATCCGGATGACTTCCGCGCGTTCGTCGACAAATGTCACCAGGCCGGCATCGGCGTCATTCTCGACTGGGTGCCCGGCCACTTTCCGAAGGACGCTCACGGCCTCGCGAAGTTCGACGGCACCTGTCTTTACGAGCACCCCGACTGGCGAATCGGCGAGCACAAGGAATGGGGCACCCTCGTCTTCAACTACGCGAGCAACGAAGTCTGCAATTTCCTCATCGGCAACGCCCTCTTCTGGCTCGATGAATACCACCTCGACGGTCTTCGCGTGGACGCCGTCGCCTCGATGATCTATCTCGACTACTCGCGCAAGGCCGGCGAGTGGGTGCCGAATTGCTTCGGCGGGCGCGAGCATCTCGACGCGATCAACTTCCTCAAGAAATTCAACGAGGTCTGCTACAGCCGCCACCCCGGTATCATGACGATCGCCGAGGAGTCGACCTCCTGGGGCGGCGTTTCCAAGCCGACCTACCTCGGCGGCCTCGGCTTCGGGTTCAAGTGGAACATGGGCTGGATGAACGACTCGCTGCGTTACATCGCGAAGGATCCCATCTATCGCCGTCACCATCAGGGCGACATCACGTTCTCGATGCTTTACGCGTTCACCGAGCATTTCATCCTCGTGCTCAGCCACGACGAGGTCGTGCACGGCAAGGGCTCGATGATGACCAAGATGCCCGGGGACGATTGGCAGAAATTCGCGAATCTCCGCATGTTCCTCGCGTGGATGTGGGCGCATCCGGGCAAGAAGCTGATTTTCCAGGGCATCGAGTTCGGCCAGTGGTCCGAATGGAACCACGGCCGCAGCCTCGACTGGCACCTTACCCAATACCGCCCGCACGCCGGGTTGACGCGCCTCGTCCAGCATCTCAACTGGCTCTACACGAGCGAGCCCGCCTTCTGGGAGCACGACGACTCCTACGAGGGCTACGAGTGGATCGATTTCAACGACGCCGACAACACGACGTGGTCGTTCATGCGCAAGGCCAGCTCCGGAGCGACGATCGCCGTCGCCGTGAACGCCACGCCCGTGGTCCGCAAGCAATACCGCCTCGGCGTCAATGCCCCTGGCTGGTATGAGGAAGTCCTCAACAGCGATGCCGAAGCCTACGGCGGCAGTAACGTCGGGAACTACGGCGGTCGCCATGCCGACGAAATTTCCTGGCAGGGCAAACCCTACTCGATTCTCGTCGATTTACCGCCCCTCGCCGTCATCGCATTTAAACACTGCGGATGATCCAAGGTTTCGAAATCCCGCCTCAAAATCCATTGACGCTCAGAGGCGTGAATGCGTAATTAACTCACTCCCATTCCAGATAAATGAAAATTGCCCGCAAAAACTCAGCGTTCACCCTCATCGAGCTGCTTGTCGTTATTTCCATCATCGGCATTCTTGCGACCCTCGCGATTCCGGCCATTCAGAATGCCCTCGTTTCGGGGCAGATGACGGGCACGTTGAATAACGCCCGCCAACTTCAAATCGCCACCCAGATGATGTCGCTCGACACGGCGAACTCGGGTGACGGCCTCCAGTGGACGATGGTGGCTTCCACGAGCGGCGATCAGCCGACGCCCGCCTCGCTGGCAACCTACTTCCAGGCGCTCACGACGAACAACTACCTCAGCGTCAACGATCTTCGTAAGCTCCTCACCGCTCCGGGCGTCGCTCCGGGTGCTTCGCTGAGCAACTTCGGCGCGAACAACATCGCCTTCAAGTTCTTCCAGGTCAGCGAGCAGTCGCCTTCCGACCAGCCGCTCGTCGTGACGCGGAACTGGAGTGGCAACACGCTCAACGCCAAGACCTCGCCCTACGGCAACAAGGGCTTCGTGGTCTTCGCCAAGGGTGGCAGCGGCGGTGTCTACAAGCGCGTCACCGACGCCGCGAGCACGAACATCTTCCCCAAGGGAGATGGCTACACCACCGACACGATCAACTAAGCAGATCGATCACCTTTCAAAACGCCCTTCCGCGAGTTATCGAGGAAGGGCGTTTTTTTTGTGATCTGACGCCATGAAGACATTGCCCTTCCTCTCCGCGATCGCCGCATTTTTCCTTCTCGCCGGATTGGCGGGATGTGGATCGAAACCGGCGGACAACGCTCTCGTGGTGGGGATGGACCTGAGCTATCCGCCATTCGAGACGATCGACAGAGCCGGGCAGCCGATGGGCGTGAGCGTCGATCTCGCGAAAGCGCTGGGGGAATTCCTTCATCGGCCCGTGCGCATCGAGAACATTCCGTTCGTGGGACTCGTGCCGGCTCTCAAATCGCGCCGCGTGGACGTCGTGATTTCCTCGATGACGGATACTCCCGAGCGGCGAAAATCCATCGCGTTTTCCGATCCCTATCTCACGATCGGCCTGGCGTTGCTCGTGGGAAAAAATTCGCCGATTCGATCGGCGGCGGAGCTGGATCAGCCAGGGCGCACGCTCGTGGTGCGGCAGGGAACGACGGGAGAGGTCTGGGCGAGAGCGCACCTCGGGACGGCGCGCGTTCTGGCGGTCGAAAAGGAATCGTCCGCGGTGCTGGAGGTCATGCAGGGTCGGACCGACGCCTTTCTCTACGACCAGATGTCGGTCTGGCAGAATGGGAAGCAGCATCCGGAGGCGCTGCAGGCCGTGCTCGAGCCGGTGCAGCGCGAGAACTGGGCGATCGGACTCCGGCTTGGAGACGACGAGCTGCGTGAACAGGTGAACGCGTTCCTCCGCGATTACAAGGCTGCCGGCGGTTTCGAAAAACTGGGCGACAAATATCTCGGCGAGCAGAAGCGTGATTTCCGCGAGCGCGGCGTGCCGTTCTATTTCTGAGAGCCGCCGTCGCGGAACCACGCAGCGTCGCCGGCTTCCCAGAGCAGGTCGTCCGCGGGCGGCTCGATCCTTCCCAGAGCGCGATGCAGCAGGGCGACGGGCGACGGGCCGCCGGATTTCCCGGGCGGAAGGGTAAAGACGTGCAGGGCATGCTTTGCGCGGGTGAGGCCGACATACCAGACGCAGAGCGCATCGTAGGCGGCGTCGTTCACTTGCTGCCGCTGCGCGCGATGAAGGACGGGATCCATCCCCGCGATGGCGGAGGACGGGCGGTGCAGCAGCCATTCCGTGGTGAGAGGCTCTCCCCGCCAGCTCAGGAAGGCCTGCCGCGGAACGCTGTCCATCCGGGCGTTGTCGAAAACCGGAAGGAACACGATGTCGAACCCGAGGCCCTTCGAGCGATGGATCGTGAGAATTTGCACGTTGGCGGTGGAGGCCGTCTGGCGGCGACCGTGCGTGGCCGTGAGGGTGAGGAAGCCGTCGAGACCGTCCCGCCCGCTGACATCGTGCTGGCGCGCGAGCTCCAGCAGCAGGTGCAGGCGCTGGCGGCTGAAGGCATCCTCCGGCCCGCCATCCGGGAGCCGGGCGATGATCGCCCGCAGCGCGGCCTCGAGACCGGTTGCGGTGAGGCGGATGAAGAACCACGAGCGCAGCGCGGGCCAGCCGTCCGCATCGAGCAAGGCGCGCAGCGGCGACATCTCCACGACCAGGCGCGCAGCGGAGTCCCCGGGATGCGCGATGGCCGCGATGAGGGCGAGCAACGTGCGATTGACCGGTGCGTCGATGGCGATCTGTTCGTCGGTCTCCGCGGCGACCTGGAGAAAGCCGCGTTCACGGAGGGCGGCGGCGAGTTCACGCGCAGCGGAGTTGTCGCGAGTGAGGATGGCGCAGGTGAGCCCGCGCCCGATGGGGTCGATGCGTCGGATCTCAGCCAGCACGCGGTCCGGCAGCTCGTCCTCCTTTTCAAGCAGTCGCACGGTGGCGTGCCCTTTGCGATGAGGTGCGGCAGACTCGTGAAGCATCCAGAAGCGCTGCCATTCGGAAACGATCTCCGGGGGCAGGCCGTTTCCGAGATCTGCCGCCACGTTTCCGTAGCGATTCACGAGCTCGATTACGGCGGGATCGGAGCGATAGGACTTCACCAGCGCGCGCTCGTGAATCCCGTTCCGGTAAAAGTCGAGGATGCGCTCGAGCAACCGATGCTCGCCGCCGCGCCAGCGATAGATCGACTGTTTCGGATCGCCGACGAAGAACGCGCTACGTCGGCCGGAATCATCCTGGAGCACCTCGTCCACGAGGTTCTCGACGACGCCCCATTGCTGGAGGCTGGTGTCCTGAAACTCGTCGAAGAGCCAGTGATCGATCCGGGCGTCGAGTCGCGATTGCCATTCGAGAGCCGGCACCGCGCGCAACATCTCGAGCACGTCGGCGAAGGCGAGCCGGCCGGACAGGCGGACCTCGTTGTGATAGGCCTCGTCGAAGGGCTCCAGCACGCGCCGGATGCCGACCGTCACGCGGAGATGGCGGCGCAGCGACTCGCCGATCAAGCGCCCGATCATTCGCCGGAGGGGCGGCACCATGGCCTCGTCGATGAGCACGTCTTTCTTTCGATAGGTCAGCGAAAGTGCGGTGGCGCCGGGATCGTCGGCAAGCTGTTCGAGGAGCTGCTCGAAGACGCGACCGCCGGGCAGGGCCATTCCCGGTTCCCAGGTCTGAGCCTCGCGCGCGAGCTTCTCCAGCGCGCGGAAAACCTCGCCGTCCCGGGACTGAGCCCAGGCCTCGACCTGCGACGCATCCTCCGGGTTATCGGGAATGCGATCGAGCCACACGCAGCCCTCGGGCCAGATCCCCGCGACCTCGCCCCAGTGGATCGCCTCGCGACACTCGAGAAAATGGGCGTGGCTCGTGTCGATGAATGTCTCGAGGCGCCGGCGCAGCCCCTTTTCTTCGACGCCCCACGTGGCCTCGCGATAGGCCGCGAGCAGGGCATCCTGCGCGCCGGTGTCCTGACCCGCGGCAAGCATCCGCGAGAGCACCCGGTCGCGCATCTCGGCCGCCTCGGTCTCGCTGAGCATCTGGACCCCTCCCGGTAGCCCAAGCTCGAAGGGCATCGCGCTGACCACGCGCTGAAAGAACGCGTCGAAGGTGCGAAACTGGAGGCGCTCCATGTTGCGAATGACGTCAGCCAGCAGCGACGCGAAGCGAGACGTGGTGCCGTCCGGCCAGTCGAGATCCGCGGCCAGTCGGGCCGCCCCCCCGGGATCCGTCGCGGCGCGGGCCAGTCGGCGGAAGACGGTGCTGGCGAATTCGCCTGCCGCCTTGCGGGTGAACGTCAGCGCGATGATGGTGTCCGGCTTCACGCCGAGCGCGAGCAGGCGGAGAATGCGACTTGTCAGCGCGTGGGTCTTTCCGGTGCCCGCCGAGGCGAGGATGACTTCGTTCTGGATCATGGCGTGCACGAGCGGACGAAGGCGCCGACGGGATCGACCACACGGAGGGGATCCGGCGGGAAGAACTCGGCGAAATCGGCGTGGGCGGCCCGGGAGTTGGGCGGCCAGAATCGGCGGCGGTCGAGATCGGCGAGCACGCCGCGGGCACAATCCAGCGCGGAGGCCTGGAGGTCGTCGTCGAGATTCTCCCAGAGCTGGAGGCCCGTCTCGGCGATCGTCTTCGGCAGGTTGAAGTAGCCGCACGAGACGCTGGCGGGGTCGCGGCCGCTCTCGATGAGGAGCTGGCGGTAGAGCGGAAGCTGGAGGTTGATCCACCACTGCGGCGACTCCGGGACGCGGGCGTAGTCCGGCGGCCAGGTGCGATCGGCGGAGCGAAACGCGCGGAGGTGCTTCTTCGCAGGGCCGTCGGCCGAATCGAACGTCTTGTAATCCACGACCCGCCAGCGGCCGTCGCGCTCGTTCTCGTCGAGTCGATCCACGCGGCCCGAGATGGTCCAGCCGGCCAGCTCCCACGGGCGGCCGAGAATGGCTTGGAAATTGGTTTCCACCGCGTGAATGCGCCAGCCGTCGCGCCGATCCCGGGCCTGCCAGTTCGCGAAGGCGGCCAGCCGGCTGCGGGCGGAATCGATCTGCGCGCGCAGCGGGAGTGAGAGCTGCCGTCCGAGATTGTCTGTCGCCCACGTGGCGACGTGCGCGTGAAGCGCCCGGGTGATGAACGCGGGATCCGTCGAACGAGCGGCGGCCTCGTCGGTGGCCCAGTGCTCCAGCGCGAAGTGCAGGAGGTCGCCGAACTGCGCGGCATCGAGTTCGTCATCGGCCGGTGCGAAGGTCTCCATCTTCAGCACGCGGCCAAGGTAGAAGGTGAACGGACAGCCGAGGTAGCGCTCGAAGTCCGTCGCGGAGATCACGCGCTTCATTTCGACAACGGGCGGATCGAGCAACCAGTCGGCGGACCATGCGGGGTCGGGCCGTGGCGGCCGAAGATCGGCGAAAAGCCGCTCGACGCGCGCGGGCAGGTCATCCCCGGCGCCGGCGAAGAGAAGGGGCGAGGGTTGCAGCGGCGAGCCTTCCGCATCGAGCTGCCCGACGAGTGCGGAGACTCGTCCTTCTCCGGGCGGGCGGAGTGCGAGCAGCCGAGCCAGGAAATAGGCGTCGCGGGCGTGGCGTTCGGCAGCGCCGGGCAGGCCGAGCGAGGCCCGGGTGGATGCGGTGAGGAAAAGCAGCCCTACGAGTGGCGCGGGAGCTTTCCCGAGGTTCATTCCGGCGAGCAGCACGTGGGGAGAATCGCTCCACGGCAACTCGAGCCAGCCGCTGGCCTCGACGGCGTCGGTCGGTTTCCCGGAATAGAGTTTCGACGCACCCCACATTTCCCCGAGAGCGTGCAGCCAATCCGCGGCGGAGAGGTGCCGGTGGGTGTCCGCCGCGCGCCTCAGAGGTTCGAATGCGGCGTCCATGGCCTCGAGCGCCGCCTCGGCGCGGTTTTGCTCGTCGGGTTCGAGGCCGGGCGTAAAGGCGGCGGCGAGCTCGTGAAGCAAGGTCCGGGCGGCCTCGAGCGGCCGGGCGCGCAGGTCGTTGAGCCGGGTTTCGATGGGCTCGAGCGCGACGCGGAGGTCGGGAGTCACCCACGGGCGCGCGGCGCGCAGGGTCGCTGGAAAATGCCGGGACTTGAGATTGTCCGCGGCCAGGAGAATAGCGTCGAAATCGGACACTCGCTCGCCGAGCCACGCGCGCACCGCGCCGTTACGGAGGAGGTCCACGGTGCGGTCGAAGTCCGCGCTTTCGACAAGGGCGGCGAACTCGCCGAGCGTGCGCGCGAACCAGTGCGCGGTGAGCGGTTCGCCCGTGGGATCGTGGAGCGGGCGGCCGTCGGCCGCGAAGGCCTCGGTGAGGCCGGGCAGGAGCTCGCGGTCGAGCAGGCCGATCTCATCCACCTCGCGGACGTCGAGTTCGAGGCTGTCGGGTCGGGCCACGAGCTGCACCTGATCAACGAAATCGTGCCAGCCGGGGTCGCGATCGGTCCATGCCGCCGGGTGCGGCCGGCCCCACGCGTCGAAGGCGTCTGGCTCCTTCGGGCCGAAAATGACCACGGTGACGGGCGCTACGGCGCGCGCGAAGGCCGTTGCGACGATGGGCTGCAGGTCGGCGATGCCGAGAACGACGATCTCGCTCGTGCCCGCGGGAAACTCCGGGTCGCGGGCGAGAGCGAGCCGGGCGAGTTCGCGATCCCGCAGGCCGGCGCGTTCGGACGACGACCCTGCATCCGCGAAAAGTCGGTCCAGGTCGGTCCAGCGATCCGCCTCGAGGGAGCCGGGAGCAAGGCGCGCGGCGGCTTCGGAAAAGGTCAGGTCGTTTTCCACGAGCTCCGCCAGCAGGCTGCGAAGATTTCGAGCGAGGGCGAGCCGCTCGGAGAAATTGCGCGCGGGGATGCCGGCCGGGAACAGCGCCTTCCGGCGGATTGCGCGAGCGCTCGCGAGTTCGGCGGCAAGAGTGAGCTCCGCCTCGAGGGGATGGGCGAGATCGTCGCCGGCGAGCGGAAGCAGTTGCGCGGGGGTGACGATGCGGGGCGCGGGGCCGCGACCGAGGGCCTTTCGCAGGCGGACGCCGGCGGTTTGCGTGGGAACGACCGTGAGAGCTCCGGTGAGAGCGTCACCGGCGCGCGTGCGCAGCCAGCGAGCGGCGGCCTGGGCGTTTGGCTCCGCCCAATCGAGAAAGA
It contains:
- the glgB gene encoding 1,4-alpha-glucan branching protein GlgB; translated protein: MNPTLLSDDDYYPLIEARHCDPFRLLGFRSPNESTVVRVFRPDAAEVKIVEEGGTGRSWALAKKDHHGVFEAELGKEPAPLSYRCEYVGHNGETWSQLDPYAFPPVLGDIDIYLFNEGTHYDIYKKIGAHMIELEGVRGVHFSVWAPNAQRVSVVGDFNHWDGRVHPMRKMVPAGIWEIFIPEAPEGSHYKFEIRGPHGEVFLKTDPMALYAQHGTQTGCIVFDINRYTWSDDEWMAARAERDAIHSPMSIYEVHLGSWQRVWEEGDRPLSYHELSERLIPYVKEMGFTHIELMPVSEHPFDGSWGYQVVNYYAPTSRFGNPDDFRAFVDKCHQAGIGVILDWVPGHFPKDAHGLAKFDGTCLYEHPDWRIGEHKEWGTLVFNYASNEVCNFLIGNALFWLDEYHLDGLRVDAVASMIYLDYSRKAGEWVPNCFGGREHLDAINFLKKFNEVCYSRHPGIMTIAEESTSWGGVSKPTYLGGLGFGFKWNMGWMNDSLRYIAKDPIYRRHHQGDITFSMLYAFTEHFILVLSHDEVVHGKGSMMTKMPGDDWQKFANLRMFLAWMWAHPGKKLIFQGIEFGQWSEWNHGRSLDWHLTQYRPHAGLTRLVQHLNWLYTSEPAFWEHDDSYEGYEWIDFNDADNTTWSFMRKASSGATIAVAVNATPVVRKQYRLGVNAPGWYEEVLNSDAEAYGGSNVGNYGGRHADEISWQGKPYSILVDLPPLAVIAFKHCG
- a CDS encoding type II secretion system protein codes for the protein MKIARKNSAFTLIELLVVISIIGILATLAIPAIQNALVSGQMTGTLNNARQLQIATQMMSLDTANSGDGLQWTMVASTSGDQPTPASLATYFQALTTNNYLSVNDLRKLLTAPGVAPGASLSNFGANNIAFKFFQVSEQSPSDQPLVVTRNWSGNTLNAKTSPYGNKGFVVFAKGGSGGVYKRVTDAASTNIFPKGDGYTTDTIN
- a CDS encoding transporter substrate-binding domain-containing protein, producing the protein MKTLPFLSAIAAFFLLAGLAGCGSKPADNALVVGMDLSYPPFETIDRAGQPMGVSVDLAKALGEFLHRPVRIENIPFVGLVPALKSRRVDVVISSMTDTPERRKSIAFSDPYLTIGLALLVGKNSPIRSAAELDQPGRTLVVRQGTTGEVWARAHLGTARVLAVEKESSAVLEVMQGRTDAFLYDQMSVWQNGKQHPEALQAVLEPVQRENWAIGLRLGDDELREQVNAFLRDYKAAGGFEKLGDKYLGEQKRDFRERGVPFYF
- a CDS encoding UvrD-helicase domain-containing protein; this translates as MIQNEVILASAGTGKTHALTSRILRLLALGVKPDTIIALTFTRKAAGEFASTVFRRLARAATDPGGAARLAADLDWPDGTTSRFASLLADVIRNMERLQFRTFDAFFQRVVSAMPFELGLPGGVQMLSETEAAEMRDRVLSRMLAAGQDTGAQDALLAAYREATWGVEEKGLRRRLETFIDTSHAHFLECREAIHWGEVAGIWPEGCVWLDRIPDNPEDASQVEAWAQSRDGEVFRALEKLAREAQTWEPGMALPGGRVFEQLLEQLADDPGATALSLTYRKKDVLIDEAMVPPLRRMIGRLIGESLRRHLRVTVGIRRVLEPFDEAYHNEVRLSGRLAFADVLEMLRAVPALEWQSRLDARIDHWLFDEFQDTSLQQWGVVENLVDEVLQDDSGRRSAFFVGDPKQSIYRWRGGEHRLLERILDFYRNGIHERALVKSYRSDPAVIELVNRYGNVAADLGNGLPPEIVSEWQRFWMLHESAAPHRKGHATVRLLEKEDELPDRVLAEIRRIDPIGRGLTCAILTRDNSAARELAAALRERGFLQVAAETDEQIAIDAPVNRTLLALIAAIAHPGDSAARLVVEMSPLRALLDADGWPALRSWFFIRLTATGLEAALRAIIARLPDGGPEDAFSRQRLHLLLELARQHDVSGRDGLDGFLTLTATHGRRQTASTANVQILTIHRSKGLGFDIVFLPVFDNARMDSVPRQAFLSWRGEPLTTEWLLHRPSSAIAGMDPVLHRAQRQQVNDAAYDALCVWYVGLTRAKHALHVFTLPPGKSGGPSPVALLHRALGRIEPPADDLLWEAGDAAWFRDGGSQK
- a CDS encoding PD-(D/E)XK nuclease family protein, coding for MPQPERVFLDWAEPNAQAAARWLRTRAGDALTGALTVVPTQTAGVRLRKALGRGPAPRIVTPAQLLPLAGDDLAHPLEAELTLAAELASARAIRRKALFPAGIPARNFSERLALARNLRSLLAELVENDLTFSEAAARLAPGSLEADRWTDLDRLFADAGSSSERAGLRDRELARLALARDPEFPAGTSEIVVLGIADLQPIVATAFARAVAPVTVVIFGPKEPDAFDAWGRPHPAAWTDRDPGWHDFVDQVQLVARPDSLELDVREVDEIGLLDRELLPGLTEAFAADGRPLHDPTGEPLTAHWFARTLGEFAALVESADFDRTVDLLRNGAVRAWLGERVSDFDAILLAADNLKSRHFPATLRAARPWVTPDLRVALEPIETRLNDLRARPLEAARTLLHELAAAFTPGLEPDEQNRAEAALEAMDAAFEPLRRAADTHRHLSAADWLHALGEMWGASKLYSGKPTDAVEASGWLELPWSDSPHVLLAGMNLGKAPAPLVGLLFLTASTRASLGLPGAAERHARDAYFLARLLALRPPGEGRVSALVGQLDAEGSPLQPSPLLFAGAGDDLPARVERLFADLRPPRPDPAWSADWLLDPPVVEMKRVISATDFERYLGCPFTFYLGRVLKMETFAPADDELDAAQFGDLLHFALEHWATDEAAARSTDPAFITRALHAHVATWATDNLGRQLSLPLRAQIDSARSRLAAFANWQARDRRDGWRIHAVETNFQAILGRPWELAGWTISGRVDRLDENERDGRWRVVDYKTFDSADGPAKKHLRAFRSADRTWPPDYARVPESPQWWINLQLPLYRQLLIESGRDPASVSCGYFNLPKTIAETGLQLWENLDDDLQASALDCARGVLADLDRRRFWPPNSRAAHADFAEFFPPDPLRVVDPVGAFVRSCTP